In a single window of the Helicobacter felis ATCC 49179 genome:
- a CDS encoding type I restriction-modification system subunit M: MQEIATQTKQDKGQDAQAKRNELFKTIWGIADKLRGAVDGWDFKQFVLGIIFYRYLSENLTAYINANERALNPDFDYSALQDAQAKQAKDLLLEEKGFFIPPSELFSNVLKRADTDGNLNTKLNKIFQNIEDSSLEGEAQENFRGLFADLDMDSNKLGNGVKEKNEKIRSLLKAVGAMKIEDYQESGIDVFGDAYEFLMGMYASDAGKSGGEFFTPQEVSELLAKLVLHGQKDINKVYDPCCGSGSLLLKFAKILGKENIKQGFFGQEINLTTYNLCRANMFLHNIEYNQFDIAHGDTLLNPQLEDFEPFDAIVSNPPYSTKWVGDDDPLLINDPRFAPAGVLAPCKYADLAFTMHMLSWLSVKGTCAIVQFPGVLYRGGAEAKIRQHLIDRNFVDGVIALAPDLFFGTNIPTCVLILRKNKPDDRVLFVDASAEFVRQDTKNKLAPSNIAKILKVYESREEIAHFSILVGAEQIRANGYNLSVSRYLDPKEEGEALDIAHLNAQIVAIVAKQQALREGLDKIINGLENGA, from the coding sequence ATGCAAGAAATTGCCACACAAACAAAGCAAGACAAGGGACAAGACGCACAAGCCAAACGCAATGAGTTGTTTAAGACCATTTGGGGCATTGCGGATAAATTGCGCGGAGCGGTGGATGGGTGGGATTTTAAGCAATTTGTGTTGGGTATCATCTTTTACCGCTACCTCTCGGAGAATTTAACAGCCTATATCAACGCCAATGAGCGGGCTTTAAACCCGGATTTTGATTATTCTGCTCTTCAAGACGCACAGGCCAAGCAGGCTAAAGATTTGCTTTTAGAAGAAAAGGGCTTTTTCATCCCCCCTAGTGAGCTTTTTAGCAATGTGCTTAAGCGGGCGGATACAGATGGAAACCTTAATACCAAGTTAAATAAAATCTTTCAAAACATTGAAGACTCCAGCCTAGAGGGCGAGGCACAGGAGAATTTTAGAGGGCTTTTTGCAGATTTGGACATGGATAGCAACAAGCTAGGCAATGGCGTTAAGGAGAAAAACGAAAAGATTAGAAGCCTTCTAAAAGCTGTGGGGGCGATGAAAATTGAGGACTACCAAGAGAGCGGGATCGATGTTTTCGGGGACGCTTATGAATTCTTGATGGGCATGTATGCCAGCGATGCCGGCAAGAGTGGGGGCGAGTTTTTCACCCCCCAAGAGGTGAGCGAATTATTGGCTAAGCTGGTTTTGCACGGGCAAAAGGACATCAATAAAGTTTATGACCCTTGTTGTGGGAGCGGGTCGCTCTTGCTCAAATTTGCCAAGATTTTAGGTAAAGAGAACATCAAGCAGGGCTTTTTTGGCCAAGAGATCAACCTAACCACCTACAACCTTTGCCGGGCGAATATGTTTTTACATAACATTGAATACAACCAATTTGACATCGCCCACGGCGACACCTTGCTAAACCCCCAACTGGAGGACTTCGAGCCCTTTGATGCCATTGTGTCTAACCCCCCCTACTCCACCAAGTGGGTGGGCGATGATGATCCTTTGCTCATCAACGACCCCCGTTTTGCCCCTGCGGGGGTGCTCGCTCCCTGTAAATATGCGGATTTGGCTTTTACCATGCACATGCTTTCTTGGCTCTCAGTTAAGGGGACTTGTGCGATCGTGCAGTTTCCCGGCGTGTTGTATCGGGGCGGGGCAGAGGCAAAGATCCGCCAACATCTCATAGATCGTAATTTTGTGGATGGGGTGATCGCTTTAGCTCCCGATCTTTTCTTTGGGACCAACATCCCCACTTGCGTGTTGATCTTACGCAAGAACAAGCCCGATGATCGGGTGCTGTTTGTGGATGCCAGTGCGGAGTTTGTGCGTCAAGACACCAAAAACAAGCTAGCCCCAAGTAACATCGCTAAGATCCTCAAAGTCTATGAGAGCCGAGAAGAGATCGCGCATTTTTCGATCTTGGTGGGGGCAGAGCAGATTAGAGCCAATGGCTATAATCTCTCGGTGAGTCGGTATTTAGACCCTAAAGAAGAGGGAGAAGCCCTAGACATTGCTCACTTAAACGCCCAAATCGTCGCCATAGTGGCTAAACAACAAGCCCTAAGAGAGGGGCTAGATAAAATCATCAATGGTTTAGAAAATGGAGCATAA
- a CDS encoding tetratricopeptide repeat protein, with the protein MIVAGLNRVSKVVLAACVFCSVGLLQAKTERVQARQYFDVGMKAYAKKQYKKAIGYFRKAATLGNAQAYAYLSGMYNLGQGVPKDWDKAEEYEQMLYSVAYREYAGRFKGNNQDLGTAEEAFKRGDYQQALKYYQKAADKGSVRAYNSLAFMYKNGQGVPQDYQQALKYYQKAADKGSVRAYNSLAFMYKNGQGVPQDYQQARSQ; encoded by the coding sequence ATGATAGTAGCGGGTTTGAATCGTGTCTCTAAAGTTGTGTTAGCGGCGTGTGTTTTTTGCTCTGTAGGATTGCTACAGGCAAAAACAGAGAGGGTGCAGGCACGCCAATATTTCGATGTGGGTATGAAAGCCTATGCCAAAAAGCAGTATAAAAAAGCTATAGGGTATTTTAGAAAAGCGGCCACATTGGGCAATGCGCAGGCTTATGCTTATTTATCCGGAATGTATAATTTAGGTCAGGGTGTGCCAAAGGATTGGGATAAAGCAGAAGAGTATGAGCAAATGCTTTATTCTGTGGCTTATAGGGAGTACGCAGGTAGATTTAAGGGCAATAATCAAGACCTTGGAACGGCCGAGGAAGCTTTTAAACGAGGAGATTACCAACAGGCGTTGAAATATTACCAAAAAGCGGCGGATAAGGGGAGTGTGCGGGCATATAATAGCTTGGCTTTCATGTACAAAAATGGGCAAGGTGTGCCTCAGGACTACCAACAGGCGTTGAAATATTACCAAAAAGCGGCGGATAAGGGGAGTGTGCGGGCATATAATAGCTTGGCTTTCATGTACAAAAATGGCCAAGGTGTGCCTCAGGACTACCAACAGGCGCGATCCCAGTGA
- a CDS encoding methyl-accepting chemotaxis protein, whose protein sequence is MRLFSGLKLQSKIILMVSIPLIALLCFMFWELHGTYNILAHNKDLACQIEVSKYLSSLVHEMQKERGMSAGFLSSGGVQFANTLLEQRERTDEKLQNLKKFLDSASGLDSKYLQTLRKGLDFLAKLPQVRSSMETTDKKAIVNSVVAYYTQSIKMFLDTVLKSIKIIHNSKISSAAMGYISFLYAKEMSGLERATANRIFITNTPANPQYANFITLVAKQSVFDQYFLSFGDAPSVALFHQFSKDLSFQEVEKMRQILREKYLVGGFGIDPSLWFNTITKKIDLLKRVENSISAHITELTQAEIAKNTRYFIFLVICEVSLILITTFLSFLVVRSIFKRLQNVNKTLGHIIENKTFTDKINITTNDEIGLMTKSVNVFIEYMRDTLQRIFKEVQNNTAISKSLSAISKDLDLNSKQIEQISHNNTTLSHSSRQILDSSVAVSTATRELLEGVLQNVSETQAAVAVINEQVQRNMTYEENDVAHMQSLSTEAQNIQSVLDAITDIADQTNLLALNAAIEAARAGEHGRGFVVVADEVRALAERTRKNITESALIVNHILESIAKINQDRKDNLVLMQTLVQRSVHMQDQVNHLSNTIASVVDQSLVNLNNIHEINQHTTSILENGDKIASCVQDLLKINDSMQKASSELKQQTIDLSGFLNAFRV, encoded by the coding sequence TTGCGCTTGTTTAGTGGTTTGAAATTACAAAGCAAGATTATCTTAATGGTTTCTATCCCCCTGATCGCTCTGTTGTGCTTTATGTTTTGGGAATTACACGGCACCTACAATATTTTGGCACATAATAAAGATTTGGCATGCCAAATAGAGGTGTCTAAATACCTGTCTTCTTTGGTGCATGAGATGCAAAAGGAGCGGGGGATGAGCGCGGGTTTTTTGTCCAGCGGTGGGGTGCAATTTGCCAACACTCTCTTAGAGCAAAGAGAGCGCACGGATGAAAAGTTACAAAATCTCAAAAAATTTCTAGATTCTGCTTCGGGCTTGGACTCCAAGTATCTACAGACCTTGCGAAAGGGGCTTGATTTTTTAGCCAAACTGCCACAAGTGCGTAGCTCGATGGAGACTACAGATAAAAAAGCGATTGTAAACAGTGTGGTTGCCTACTACACACAGAGCATCAAGATGTTTTTAGACACTGTGCTCAAATCTATCAAGATCATCCATAATTCCAAAATTTCTAGTGCTGCGATGGGCTATATTAGTTTTCTTTATGCCAAAGAGATGTCAGGACTGGAGCGCGCTACAGCCAATCGTATCTTTATTACCAACACTCCTGCTAACCCCCAATACGCAAACTTCATCACTCTAGTCGCCAAGCAAAGCGTTTTTGATCAATATTTTCTCTCCTTTGGAGATGCGCCCAGTGTAGCACTATTCCATCAATTTTCTAAGGATTTGAGTTTCCAAGAAGTAGAAAAAATGCGCCAAATTTTGAGGGAAAAATACCTTGTGGGAGGGTTTGGTATCGACCCTTCTCTGTGGTTTAACACCATCACCAAGAAAATCGACCTGCTCAAACGCGTAGAGAATAGCATTAGCGCCCATATTACAGAACTCACTCAAGCAGAGATTGCCAAGAACACCCGCTATTTTATCTTTCTGGTGATCTGCGAAGTGTCGCTAATTCTCATCACAACCTTCCTATCTTTCTTGGTGGTGCGCAGTATTTTTAAAAGATTACAAAATGTCAACAAGACATTAGGGCACATCATAGAAAATAAAACCTTCACAGACAAGATCAACATCACAACTAATGACGAGATAGGCTTGATGACCAAGTCGGTGAACGTGTTCATAGAATACATGCGAGACACACTGCAACGAATCTTTAAAGAGGTGCAAAACAACACCGCGATATCTAAATCTCTAAGCGCGATCTCCAAAGATCTTGATTTAAACTCCAAACAAATAGAGCAGATCAGCCATAACAACACAACTCTAAGCCATTCTAGCCGACAAATCCTAGATTCAAGCGTGGCGGTCTCCACTGCCACAAGAGAGCTTTTAGAAGGCGTGCTTCAAAATGTGTCCGAAACGCAAGCGGCGGTGGCTGTGATCAATGAGCAAGTCCAGCGCAATATGACTTATGAAGAAAATGATGTGGCGCACATGCAATCTTTATCCACAGAGGCGCAAAACATCCAAAGTGTCTTAGATGCCATTACAGATATCGCCGATCAAACCAATTTACTTGCCTTGAATGCTGCCATTGAGGCGGCTAGAGCAGGGGAGCATGGGCGTGGGTTTGTCGTGGTGGCAGATGAAGTGCGGGCTTTGGCGGAGAGGACACGAAAAAACATCACAGAGAGCGCATTGATTGTCAATCACATCTTAGAATCCATTGCCAAGATCAATCAGGATAGAAAAGATAATTTAGTGCTCATGCAGACTCTAGTCCAGCGTTCAGTCCATATGCAAGATCAGGTCAATCATCTCTCTAACACGATTGCAAGTGTAGTGGATCAGTCTCTAGTCAATCTCAATAACATCCACGAAATCAACCAGCACACGACAAGTATCCTTGAAAACGGGGACAAAATCGCTTCTTGTGTGCAAGATTTGTTAAAAATTAATGATTCGATGCAAAAGGCCTCTAGTGAGCTTAAACAACAAACTATCGATTTGAGCGGATTTTTGAACGCGTTTAGAGTTTGA
- a CDS encoding replication initiation protein translates to MTILEQKQALGDEIKQIQVLIDLETDATLKNILELKQNACLKKLVALTTASNLPTPTQEPQKEECSQVLLQNNQSMHKDQVVIEESMPTRPAESEMAVQNDITESPQNSKAVPINQISIVHPDQVAIHNDIYKVNLGKMGAWESNLLFSLFSRFKDQQDTCIQFTSQEVKELIGAPKIDETNLLRIVETLWKNVRTANFWEIVRFVENGEELTERTNYFLFKHFTITSDKTPRLRYIKVGINTPYFTHLLNDLNANFTSFQLKTFLSLRSKYAKTLYRLLVRFEDIKKNCMCDVFTYKNDFNGFKEFMGIPKSLSIRDIDEYILKPACRELATPFEEGYDPKNPNRDLPYETIFYVKEKKGRGNKVVGITFHFMPHPHADMQKEILKRHTQNRIQDTIVKVQSKKRKEENEQVMAQRKAQQGYYNKQERKSIERFCGLRGSLYIQNPEHIFQNVKLISTLTRLGDNPSIVCLFQLIPTHPKDRIYASYCTEHLERFDVNSPDCFTHIFKDHEDFLNNFVKDAQ, encoded by the coding sequence ATGACTATTTTGGAACAAAAACAAGCTTTGGGTGATGAAATTAAACAGATCCAGGTGCTCATAGACCTAGAAACAGACGCTACTCTCAAAAACATTTTGGAACTCAAACAAAACGCATGTCTAAAAAAACTCGTGGCTCTAACTACAGCCTCTAATTTGCCAACACCCACTCAAGAGCCACAAAAAGAAGAGTGCTCGCAGGTTCTTCTGCAAAACAACCAGTCCATGCACAAAGACCAAGTAGTCATTGAAGAGTCCATGCCAACTCGACCTGCGGAATCAGAGATGGCTGTTCAAAATGACATAACGGAAAGCCCTCAAAACTCTAAAGCTGTCCCTATTAACCAGATATCTATTGTCCATCCTGACCAAGTGGCCATTCACAACGATATCTACAAGGTCAATCTGGGCAAAATGGGCGCATGGGAGAGTAATTTACTGTTCTCTCTATTCAGCCGATTCAAGGATCAACAAGACACCTGCATCCAATTCACATCCCAGGAGGTTAAAGAGCTGATCGGCGCGCCAAAAATTGATGAAACCAACTTATTGCGAATAGTAGAAACCCTTTGGAAAAATGTAAGAACCGCCAACTTTTGGGAGATTGTCCGCTTTGTAGAAAATGGCGAGGAGCTAACAGAAAGAACAAATTACTTCTTATTCAAGCATTTTACCATTACATCAGACAAAACCCCTAGACTTAGGTACATAAAAGTTGGCATCAATACCCCATATTTCACTCATCTACTCAACGATCTCAATGCCAACTTCACCTCCTTCCAGCTCAAAACTTTCTTGTCTTTACGAAGCAAATACGCCAAAACTTTGTACCGACTCTTGGTGCGGTTTGAGGATATAAAAAAGAATTGCATGTGCGATGTGTTCACTTATAAAAACGACTTTAATGGGTTTAAAGAGTTCATGGGCATTCCCAAAAGTCTATCCATAAGGGATATTGATGAATATATTTTAAAACCCGCCTGCCGCGAACTTGCTACACCCTTTGAGGAAGGCTATGATCCTAAAAATCCTAATCGAGATTTGCCTTACGAAACCATCTTTTATGTGAAAGAAAAAAAAGGCAGAGGCAATAAAGTCGTTGGCATTACCTTCCACTTCATGCCTCATCCCCATGCAGACATGCAAAAGGAAATTCTCAAACGCCACACTCAAAATCGCATCCAAGACACCATAGTGAAGGTACAGAGCAAGAAACGCAAGGAGGAGAACGAACAAGTCATGGCGCAAAGGAAAGCCCAACAAGGCTATTATAACAAGCAAGAGCGCAAAAGCATTGAGAGATTCTGCGGATTGAGAGGTTCGCTTTACATCCAAAACCCTGAACATATTTTTCAAAATGTCAAACTAATTAGCACCCTCACACGCTTAGGAGATAACCCTTCCATTGTGTGCTTATTCCAACTAATACCAACACATCCTAAAGATCGCATCTATGCGAGTTATTGCACGGAACATTTGGAACGCTTTGATGTTAATAGCCCGGATTGTTTCACGCACATTTTTAAAGATCATGAGGATTTTTTGAATAACTTCGTGAAAGATGCGCAGTAG
- a CDS encoding outer membrane family protein, protein MFTLKQMYQKFYKILLHVLIFTNFCLAYSYKLHGFANQASTIGFNETPINQNKGIYPMQRYATISGYLSLDFSLLPQKLEGKGHHLKGSIGGMVGGVLYDGTKHFSSGSIVYQRFGFYNGFYGGKADVVQSDSVAIKNSKISKLSRLYVFSDAYLEYEYENHFGIKMGRYNSKAPYESGQTEGFEVFGQYKEVRLWWFSSWGRAFSTGPLIWDWYAPRVVYSGGYTKNAQGGYTPHGHKVSLGTHAVQLSYKKHHFSLEGFFYFFPKMFNAPGFKVGWDSDPNFNSKGFRSNTILIALFAFYPPWMVINKTGGAIYRYDTPVSAEGQSLTIRQRFDFDQFYITGTFYKNFGNANAWVGNTGNPAGIEFYGNSVWAGYVGTALKADAITGAFAYGGIHFKNKFTWNMTWQWSSAPVSYEGRVILSLGYQITQFLKALLNISYYGVHTNKGYKAGLNAFCNPNSNYCVGGYQDRSALYTQLIATF, encoded by the coding sequence ATGTTCACACTAAAACAAATGTACCAAAAATTCTACAAAATCCTTTTGCATGTTTTGATATTTACAAATTTCTGCCTAGCCTATAGTTACAAATTGCATGGATTTGCCAATCAAGCTTCTACCATTGGTTTTAATGAAACCCCCATCAACCAAAACAAGGGCATCTACCCTATGCAACGATACGCCACGATCTCAGGGTATCTCTCCTTAGATTTTTCTTTATTGCCACAAAAACTAGAGGGTAAAGGCCATCATCTCAAAGGGTCTATAGGAGGAATGGTAGGTGGCGTGCTCTATGATGGGACTAAACATTTTTCAAGCGGTTCAATAGTGTATCAAAGATTTGGTTTTTATAATGGGTTTTATGGCGGAAAAGCCGATGTTGTGCAAAGCGATTCAGTCGCCATCAAAAACAGCAAAATCTCTAAATTAAGCCGTCTTTATGTTTTTAGTGACGCGTATTTAGAATACGAATATGAAAATCACTTTGGGATTAAAATGGGCCGTTATAATTCCAAGGCCCCATATGAAAGCGGACAAACAGAGGGCTTTGAAGTCTTTGGTCAATATAAGGAAGTGCGCTTGTGGTGGTTTAGCTCCTGGGGGCGAGCTTTCTCCACAGGGCCTTTAATATGGGATTGGTATGCTCCTCGAGTGGTTTATAGCGGAGGTTACACTAAAAACGCTCAAGGGGGTTACACTCCCCATGGGCACAAGGTCTCCTTAGGCACGCATGCCGTGCAACTCAGCTATAAAAAGCACCATTTCTCTCTAGAGGGATTTTTCTATTTCTTTCCTAAAATGTTTAATGCACCAGGTTTTAAGGTGGGTTGGGATAGTGATCCTAACTTTAATAGCAAGGGTTTTCGTTCTAATACGATTCTCATCGCTCTATTTGCCTTCTATCCCCCTTGGATGGTGATTAATAAAACCGGGGGTGCCATCTATCGCTACGACACTCCCGTAAGTGCTGAGGGACAAAGTCTTACCATCCGCCAACGCTTTGATTTTGATCAATTCTACATTACGGGGACTTTTTATAAGAATTTTGGTAACGCCAATGCTTGGGTTGGTAACACGGGTAACCCAGCCGGGATTGAATTTTATGGCAACAGTGTTTGGGCGGGATATGTGGGCACGGCTTTAAAAGCCGATGCCATTACCGGAGCTTTTGCCTATGGAGGTATCCACTTTAAGAATAAATTCACATGGAACATGACTTGGCAATGGAGTAGCGCGCCGGTTTCTTATGAGGGACGGGTGATCCTGTCTTTAGGTTACCAAATTACACAATTTTTAAAAGCATTGCTCAATATTTCCTATTATGGTGTGCACACAAATAAGGGTTATAAGGCGGGTTTAAACGCTTTTTGCAATCCCAATTCGAATTATTGTGTAGGTGGGTATCAAGACAGAAGCGCGCTCTACACCCAACTGATTGCCACCTTTTAG
- a CDS encoding SH3 domain-containing protein, with translation MKFLVTIFIVALLCAGCLDHKPSPKPISDQAKPQKPDPTPKNLSVPNPATLPQPHTATKPNSNSKVQPNHKPLNSLAPQAHLKTSSTPKSIVIPITPLPAPQEHKVLENPVQINNYLQLAQRAYAYKDYDKAKIYYQKLADLGDARGYYGLGVVWSTYYYDDQDEDVPPDYPKALKYLQKAAHLGSAQAHIKLGDFYAEAKGVFLNPKKAIGHYQRGAELGDPQGYYKLGVLYRDGKGISQDLQKAISYFQKAEDQGSVPAGLALGALFRDSANPLQALNHFKKAANLGSAFAHTLLGDMYANGYGVSENLKLAKEYYNKAKHTSKLLVEKEILFDPLRLPQRASYYSTKNTLPIPSPSKLKNSYLKHWYTPWKAMKVIPRKEVFWTRYSLATPGYKEDGTHHDLKVLRHIETDMDIAHYPNAHLRGVIVANTSVRAVPTTLAYYPTQRDYPSDLWQNSMIFAGTPVLITHYNKAKTYALIQSSFTIGWVRIQDVAPIRPKTIEKILHIQNYLTPLIDTMPNARMGQIFLKVPHTPNQIYTFTRNPQGFAQLTQITINPQNFTSFPRKFTTQTMAKVVDTLLGQRYGWGGINQNRDCSAFTRDSFAGFGVFLPRNSLAQVRYAHNTIDLHKMSASKKETYIIKHATPFATILWLKGHIMLYLGTYHNQAIVAHNIWSISISKTHKPTHLYHVEKAVITTLKLGAEHKNFTEKSTFLIDRIEAMSDLYARQFH, from the coding sequence GTGAAGTTCTTAGTCACGATCTTCATTGTCGCGCTTTTGTGTGCAGGGTGTTTGGATCACAAACCAAGTCCAAAGCCCATAAGCGACCAAGCTAAACCCCAAAAACCCGATCCCACACCAAAAAACCTTTCAGTCCCAAATCCAGCTACACTTCCGCAGCCACACACCGCGACTAAACCAAACTCCAATTCTAAAGTCCAACCAAACCACAAACCATTAAATTCTCTCGCTCCACAGGCACATCTTAAAACATCTTCGACTCCAAAATCCATCGTTATACCCATAACCCCTCTTCCTGCACCCCAAGAGCACAAAGTCTTAGAAAATCCAGTTCAAATCAATAACTACTTACAATTAGCTCAAAGAGCTTATGCCTATAAAGACTACGACAAGGCTAAAATCTATTACCAAAAATTAGCCGACTTAGGGGATGCTAGGGGTTATTATGGTCTGGGTGTAGTGTGGAGCACTTATTACTACGATGATCAAGATGAAGATGTCCCGCCTGATTACCCTAAAGCCTTAAAATACTTACAAAAAGCTGCTCATTTGGGCAGTGCTCAAGCGCACATCAAACTGGGCGACTTTTATGCAGAAGCCAAAGGGGTGTTTTTAAACCCCAAAAAGGCAATTGGGCACTACCAACGGGGTGCAGAGTTGGGCGACCCACAAGGTTATTACAAGTTGGGGGTTTTATACCGCGATGGCAAGGGCATCTCCCAAGACCTCCAAAAAGCGATTTCCTATTTTCAAAAAGCAGAAGATCAAGGAAGCGTGCCCGCAGGATTGGCTTTGGGCGCGCTTTTTCGAGACAGCGCGAACCCCCTCCAAGCTCTAAATCACTTTAAAAAAGCAGCCAATCTTGGTAGCGCGTTCGCCCACACTCTTTTAGGAGACATGTATGCTAATGGCTATGGCGTTTCTGAAAATCTTAAGCTTGCCAAAGAGTATTACAACAAAGCCAAGCACACCTCAAAACTTCTTGTGGAAAAAGAAATTTTATTTGATCCTCTCCGTCTTCCCCAAAGAGCTAGTTACTACTCTACTAAAAACACTTTACCCATTCCCTCCCCCAGCAAACTCAAAAACTCTTATTTAAAACATTGGTACACGCCTTGGAAAGCGATGAAAGTCATCCCACGCAAAGAAGTCTTTTGGACACGCTATAGTCTTGCCACCCCTGGTTACAAAGAGGATGGCACGCACCACGATCTCAAAGTTTTGCGGCACATTGAAACAGACATGGACATTGCGCATTATCCTAATGCGCACCTAAGAGGGGTGATTGTGGCTAACACTTCCGTGCGCGCTGTCCCTACAACTCTAGCCTACTACCCCACACAACGCGACTACCCCTCTGATCTTTGGCAAAATTCGATGATTTTTGCGGGCACTCCTGTGCTCATCACACATTACAATAAAGCCAAGACCTACGCCTTAATCCAAAGCAGTTTCACCATAGGGTGGGTGCGCATCCAAGATGTCGCTCCCATTAGGCCAAAAACGATTGAAAAGATTTTACACATCCAAAATTACCTCACTCCTTTAATAGACACAATGCCCAATGCCCGCATGGGACAAATTTTTCTTAAGGTCCCGCACACTCCCAATCAGATCTACACTTTTACTAGGAATCCACAAGGTTTTGCGCAACTTACACAAATCACCATTAATCCCCAAAATTTCACCTCTTTTCCTAGAAAATTTACCACTCAGACTATGGCAAAAGTTGTAGACACCCTACTAGGACAAAGGTATGGTTGGGGTGGAATAAATCAAAATCGCGATTGCTCAGCCTTCACCCGCGATAGCTTTGCGGGTTTTGGAGTGTTTCTGCCCAGAAACTCTCTAGCTCAGGTGCGCTACGCTCATAACACCATCGATCTGCATAAAATGTCTGCTTCTAAGAAAGAAACTTATATCATCAAGCACGCCACGCCATTTGCCACGATTCTATGGCTCAAGGGGCATATTATGCTGTATTTGGGCACTTATCACAACCAAGCCATTGTGGCACATAATATTTGGTCTATTTCTATCTCTAAAACCCATAAACCCACACACCTCTATCATGTCGAAAAAGCCGTTATCACCACCCTGAAATTGGGAGCAGAACATAAAAATTTTACGGAAAAATCCACTTTTTTAATCGATCGCATTGAAGCCATGTCTGATCTTTATGCTAGGCAATTCCACTAA
- a CDS encoding SEL1-like repeat protein translates to MPFASLKNWGGGATLLASLFLFSACTTKIGSINPNQPTDPKMQSVYGVACKAFTWPYGNKDDDELKQQAMQQVNTQAQAYVTAANAKEAELANVNITKNIWPWFWGLMGQKCVEARGYAIPKGLSAQAQAQADAEKANKENNTTSCEGWKYVPDLESVITDSLDGEGGAPMVSPANAKNALEAFTRDSKSSDLHTKACALEGLGTLYYTGVGVKKNKRKAIELFEQEGKLGYGNGYRVLADMFRTKDIKKSEHYLELCKTTSHKPPHQPGEDGDSCQLTDLRG, encoded by the coding sequence ATGCCATTTGCTTCTCTAAAAAACTGGGGGGGGGGGGCAACACTTCTAGCTTCTCTCTTCCTCTTTTCGGCTTGCACTACAAAAATAGGGAGCATTAACCCCAACCAACCTACCGACCCCAAAATGCAATCCGTTTATGGGGTAGCCTGTAAAGCTTTCACATGGCCTTATGGCAACAAAGATGATGATGAGCTTAAACAACAAGCCATGCAACAAGTCAACACTCAAGCACAGGCTTATGTAACTGCTGCTAATGCCAAAGAAGCAGAGCTAGCTAATGTTAATATCACCAAAAACATTTGGCCATGGTTTTGGGGACTTATGGGACAGAAATGTGTAGAGGCAAGAGGTTATGCTATTCCTAAAGGTTTATCTGCTCAAGCGCAGGCACAAGCAGATGCCGAAAAAGCAAATAAGGAAAACAACACCACAAGTTGTGAAGGATGGAAGTATGTACCAGACCTTGAAAGTGTCATCACCGATTCGCTTGATGGAGAAGGAGGAGCACCCATGGTCAGTCCTGCAAACGCTAAAAACGCTTTAGAAGCTTTTACAAGAGACTCTAAAAGTAGCGATCTACACACCAAAGCATGCGCTTTAGAGGGTTTGGGCACTCTTTATTACACTGGCGTAGGTGTCAAAAAAAACAAGCGTAAAGCCATTGAACTTTTCGAACAAGAGGGCAAACTGGGCTATGGCAATGGCTATCGGGTCTTGGCAGACATGTTTAGGACTAAGGATATTAAAAAATCAGAGCACTATCTAGAATTATGTAAAACCACCTCTCATAAGCCACCCCATCAACCAGGTGAAGATGGCGATAGTTGCCAACTCACAGATTTGCGTGGGTGA